From the genome of Aerococcus sanguinicola:
TCTTTTAGAGTGCTTGGCCCGCTTTTATTTTTGCTATAAGACTAGTCTTTTGGACCTGCTTGGATAGATTTTGAAAGTAGACTAAGGATTGAAAGCGAAATAAGGAGGCGCATGATGCGTGTAAGACATAAACCTTGGGCAATCGATATGATTAAAGATTACCCTAATATTGTGATTCCAGAACCGGACCAGGCTCAGGGCAAGTGGGACCAGGTCTTTGACCAGGCCCAGCCCCTCCATGTGGAAGTGGGGACGGGCAAGGGCCAATTCCTGATTGGTATGGCCAAGGCCCATCCAGAGATTAACTATGTAGGGATTGAGATGTACTCGGACGTCCTTGTCATGGCCCTGCAGAAGGTCTTGGATGAAGACCAAGACTTGCCTAACTTGCGCTTTATCCGGTCAGATGGCCGTGAGATTTCAAACTTTTTTGAAGCCCACAGCTTAGACCGCATCTATTTGAATTTCTCGGATCCATGGCCTAAGCGCCGCCACACCAAGCGCCGGTTGACCAGTCCTAATTTCTTAGCTCAATACCAGGAAGTTCTCAAGCCAGAAGGGGAGATCCACTTTAAGACCGATAACCAGGGACTTTTTGAATATTCCCTGGCCAGTATGTCCCAATATGGCATGGCCTTCCGCCAAGTTTGGTTAGATCTCCATGCCAGTGATTTTGAGGGCAATATCATGACGGAGTATGAAGAGAAGTTTGCGGCTAAGGGCCAGCCCATTTACCGTTTGGAGGCCTACTACCCTCAACATGAAAGTTAAATAAAACACAAAAAAGTTCGGCGCGTTTTAACTGCCGAACTTTTTTATTGATGCGGGAAGAGGCTAGTACAAAAATTCCTGCTTCTTTTTAAACCAAGAACTTTTTTTAAATCTGTTCCAAAAGTCAGGCCTGACATCCACTTCACAAAGTCTGATGATCGTTTGTAACGATCTTCAGGCTTTGTTCCAGTGATTCAGGTCTGAAGGACTTTTGTCACGCTCTTTTCTTTTTGTTTTTAGACTTGGTAGAGGTCGATGATTTGACCGCTTTGGGCGTCTGCAATGAATTCGTATTGGACTAAGTGGCCTTTTTCTTGGCGGGAGACGCCACCGAAGTAAAGCACTTGTTCTTGGCCGTAGCGCTCTTTCTTCAGGGGTTGGAGCTCAATCCAAGAGCCTTCAATCTCGCCATCCTGAGCTAAGAGGGCCTTGACTTCTT
Proteins encoded in this window:
- the trmB gene encoding tRNA (guanosine(46)-N7)-methyltransferase TrmB, producing the protein MRVRHKPWAIDMIKDYPNIVIPEPDQAQGKWDQVFDQAQPLHVEVGTGKGQFLIGMAKAHPEINYVGIEMYSDVLVMALQKVLDEDQDLPNLRFIRSDGREISNFFEAHSLDRIYLNFSDPWPKRRHTKRRLTSPNFLAQYQEVLKPEGEIHFKTDNQGLFEYSLASMSQYGMAFRQVWLDLHASDFEGNIMTEYEEKFAAKGQPIYRLEAYYPQHES